A single Pseudomonas sp. HN11 DNA region contains:
- a CDS encoding aminotransferase-like domain-containing protein → MSVSAIAFVEGTPKVQQIVEAFSRAIDNGEWTPGSKLPSVRELTQILGVSKFTLNEALDRLRGRNLLTSSQGRGYFVAMEVVRPTSTNWVELLPQDMLSVLRRPLAAANGDLRPGGGHLPESWLDSEALRQTLRSVVRAPSLRIASLGTPAGLLPLRQALQQKLHGEGLSVPVEQIITTPNTVQGLDMLMRLLARPGDTVLLDAPCYFNFHANLALHEVKVVTIQRRPDGFDFTALEDLLAEHRPSLYLTTSVLQNPTGHSFSPGQAFRLLQLTQRYACHIVEDDLYGDLHPNPPPRLAALAGLDQVTYLSGFSKSLSANARTSFVVAAPQLAANLTNMKLMSGGVTSELFEQIVYRMLSEGSYAKHRKRMVQRLLEAGGRVEQWLKRCGCELPMAYEGGMFIWARLPPGINGELLAQAALKQGMVLAPGALFGYDPVQRDSMRFNVAHSDEPQVQRLFETLLGSASHPS, encoded by the coding sequence GTGTCCGTATCAGCCATTGCCTTTGTCGAGGGCACCCCCAAGGTGCAACAGATCGTCGAGGCGTTCAGCCGGGCCATCGACAACGGCGAATGGACGCCAGGTAGCAAGTTGCCTTCAGTGCGCGAACTGACCCAGATCCTGGGCGTGAGCAAGTTCACCCTCAACGAAGCCCTTGACCGCCTGCGCGGACGAAATCTGCTTACCTCCAGCCAAGGCCGAGGCTACTTCGTGGCGATGGAGGTGGTGCGCCCGACCTCTACGAACTGGGTGGAACTGCTGCCCCAGGACATGCTCAGCGTGCTGCGTCGTCCCTTGGCCGCTGCCAACGGCGACCTGCGCCCCGGTGGCGGCCACCTGCCGGAAAGCTGGCTCGACAGCGAAGCGCTCCGTCAAACCCTACGCAGCGTGGTGCGTGCGCCGTCACTGCGCATCGCCAGTCTCGGCACACCGGCCGGGCTGCTGCCGTTGCGCCAGGCCCTGCAACAGAAACTGCACGGCGAAGGCCTGTCGGTGCCGGTAGAACAGATCATCACCACCCCCAACACCGTCCAAGGCCTGGACATGCTCATGCGCCTGCTGGCACGGCCCGGCGACACGGTATTGCTCGATGCGCCGTGCTACTTCAACTTCCACGCCAACCTGGCCCTGCACGAGGTCAAGGTGGTGACGATCCAGCGCCGCCCCGACGGTTTTGACTTCACGGCCCTCGAAGACCTATTGGCCGAACACCGGCCCAGTCTGTATCTGACCACCAGCGTCCTGCAGAACCCGACGGGCCATTCCTTCAGCCCAGGCCAGGCATTCCGCCTGCTGCAACTGACCCAGCGCTACGCTTGCCATATCGTAGAAGACGATCTCTACGGCGACCTGCATCCCAACCCGCCGCCGCGCCTGGCCGCCCTCGCCGGACTGGACCAGGTGACCTACTTGTCAGGTTTTTCCAAGAGCCTCAGCGCCAACGCGCGCACAAGCTTCGTGGTTGCAGCCCCGCAACTGGCAGCCAACCTTACCAATATGAAGTTGATGAGCGGCGGCGTGACCTCAGAGTTGTTCGAGCAGATTGTGTACCGCATGCTCAGCGAAGGCAGCTATGCCAAGCACCGCAAGCGCATGGTGCAGCGCTTGCTCGAGGCCGGTGGGCGCGTGGAGCAATGGCTCAAGCGTTGCGGCTGCGAACTGCCGATGGCTTATGAAGGCGGGATGTTTATCTGGGCGCGCCTGCCGCCTGGAATCAACGGCGAGCTGCTGGCCCAGGCGGCATTAAAACAGGGCATGGTGCTGGCACCGGGCGCGCTGTTTGGCTACGACCCGGTACAGCGTGATTCGATGCGTTTCAATGTGGCCCACAGTGATGAGCCACAGGTCCAGCGGTTGTTCGAGACACTGCTGGGAAGCGCTTCGCACCCCTCTTGA
- a CDS encoding LysE family translocator, which produces MTSALTLSSFLYFLLFCAAMTFSPGPMTLLLLSLGLRDGLRRSIPAQIGASVSYLIAILIFAVGFSELIKGYPVITQVIQVVGVAYILHLAYRQWTSSGVVIERIGHVEAARSLFGKGLLTGFSNPKTLIMFSAVFPQFAGTGQSSSAVDIAILGLTFLLLQFASGCLYCYFGQRIKYVLENPKRRVVLQRITALLLLGVALMLARGFAH; this is translated from the coding sequence ATGACAAGTGCGTTAACCCTCTCTTCGTTCCTCTACTTCCTGTTGTTTTGCGCCGCCATGACCTTCAGCCCCGGCCCCATGACCCTACTGCTGTTGAGCCTGGGTCTGCGCGATGGCCTGCGCCGTTCGATCCCGGCGCAGATCGGCGCCAGTGTGTCGTACCTGATAGCTATCCTGATCTTTGCCGTGGGCTTTTCCGAGTTGATCAAGGGCTACCCTGTCATCACCCAGGTCATCCAGGTGGTCGGCGTGGCGTACATCCTCCACCTCGCCTACAGACAGTGGACCAGTAGTGGGGTGGTCATTGAACGGATCGGCCATGTGGAAGCGGCGCGTAGCCTGTTCGGCAAGGGCTTGCTTACCGGGTTTTCCAACCCCAAGACCCTGATCATGTTCAGCGCGGTATTCCCCCAGTTCGCCGGGACCGGGCAGAGCAGTTCGGCGGTGGACATTGCCATCCTGGGGCTGACATTCCTGTTGCTGCAATTCGCCAGCGGCTGCCTGTATTGCTACTTCGGCCAGCGCATCAAGTATGTGCTGGAAAACCCGAAGCGCCGGGTGGTGTTGCAGCGGATCACGGCTCTGTTGCTGTTGGGCGTGGCATTGATGCTGGCACGGGGCTTTGCTCACTGA
- a CDS encoding M20/M25/M40 family metallo-hydrolase — protein MLFTFRRTLLAATLAMSFAVPADSAEPHKQIQAQSEQYKADALKLLERLVNIDSGSGYEPGLTQVRDIAVDELKQLGFSIELVPDKAANNSHVVATLKGTGKAKILLMAHMDTVFKEGSAAERPFHIKDGRAYGPGVMDDKGGIVAGIYALKVLKDQGFKDYAQITFLLDASEETGSDAASDLIRKTAKAHDVTLNLEPGRPADGLVVWRKGSATAVVEVKGKAAHAGVAPELGRNAAMEAAHQILQLGKLGDEEKKTTINFTVIKAGDRTNVIPDQATAKADVRAALPEEFDRIEKDLARVSANKLIPETEVKTSLQRGLPPMPQTQESDKLVAIAQGIYAELGKTLTIEGSGGAADASLSAGVGTPTLDGFGIVGGNIHTPEEYAEVESVVPRVYLLSRMIMELSKR, from the coding sequence ATGCTCTTCACCTTCCGCCGTACCCTCCTGGCCGCCACGCTGGCCATGTCCTTCGCCGTGCCGGCCGACAGCGCCGAACCTCACAAACAGATCCAGGCACAATCCGAACAGTACAAGGCCGACGCCCTGAAACTGCTGGAACGCCTGGTAAACATCGACTCGGGTTCAGGTTATGAACCGGGCCTGACCCAAGTGCGCGACATTGCCGTGGATGAGTTGAAGCAGTTGGGCTTTTCCATCGAACTGGTGCCGGACAAAGCGGCCAACAACAGTCACGTGGTTGCCACCCTCAAAGGCACCGGCAAGGCCAAGATCCTGCTGATGGCTCACATGGACACGGTGTTCAAGGAAGGCTCGGCCGCCGAGCGCCCGTTCCACATCAAGGACGGCCGCGCCTACGGCCCCGGCGTGATGGATGACAAGGGCGGCATCGTCGCCGGCATCTACGCGCTCAAAGTCCTCAAGGATCAGGGCTTCAAGGACTACGCGCAAATCACCTTCCTGCTCGACGCCAGCGAAGAAACCGGCTCCGACGCCGCCTCCGACCTCATCCGCAAAACCGCCAAGGCCCACGACGTCACCCTTAACCTCGAACCCGGCCGCCCCGCCGACGGCCTGGTGGTGTGGCGCAAAGGCAGCGCCACCGCCGTGGTCGAAGTCAAAGGCAAAGCCGCCCACGCAGGCGTCGCCCCGGAACTGGGTCGCAACGCCGCCATGGAAGCGGCGCACCAGATCCTGCAACTGGGCAAGCTGGGGGATGAAGAGAAGAAAACCACCATCAACTTTACGGTGATCAAGGCGGGGGACCGTACCAACGTTATCCCAGACCAGGCCACCGCCAAGGCCGATGTGCGTGCTGCATTGCCGGAAGAGTTTGATCGCATCGAGAAAGACCTGGCCCGCGTGTCGGCGAACAAGCTGATCCCCGAGACGGAAGTGAAGACCAGCCTGCAACGTGGGTTGCCACCGATGCCGCAAACGCAGGAGTCGGACAAACTGGTCGCAATTGCCCAGGGGATTTATGCGGAGTTGGGTAAGACGCTGACCATTGAAGGCAGCGGCGGGGCGGCGGATGCGAGCCTGTCGGCTGGGGTTGGGACGCCGACGTTGGATGGGTTTGGGATTGTTGGCGGGAATATTCATACGCCGGAGGAGTATGCGGAGGTGGAGAGTGTGGTGCCGCGGGTTTATTTGCTTAGTCGGATGATTATGGAGCTTTCGAAGCGGTGA